Proteins encoded within one genomic window of Microbacterium sp. zg-B185:
- a CDS encoding glycosyltransferase family A protein: MRVYRPMPMRRRPTVTVVIPHFNYGQYLPTAVGSALDQRGLDVEVIIVDDRSTDGSTEAARRIASADERVTLVEHEQNMRHIRTYNDGLSRASGDYVVLLSADDALTPNSLTRSVALMEAHPRVGLVYGGVEWFHGELPAARGGRGWWQVWGGDEWTARLVRRGRNAVVNPEAVLRRSVYEATGGYNPDFPHSADMYMWLQAAAVSDVGFVAGPRQAYYRDHGQNMHSTEHGGLLDDMAQVLGVYERFFAHDGAVIRRAPGLIRTAKRSVAREALLRGALLTADGAPTEVLVQMQDFARATAPEIVRSAVWRWAELTAQDGAPARLVGSVENLRWKIRSRRHLEVGL, encoded by the coding sequence ATGCGCGTGTATCGCCCGATGCCGATGCGACGACGCCCCACCGTGACCGTCGTCATCCCGCACTTCAACTACGGCCAGTACCTGCCGACCGCGGTGGGCTCCGCCCTCGACCAGCGCGGCCTGGACGTCGAGGTCATCATCGTCGATGACCGGTCCACCGACGGCAGCACGGAAGCGGCACGCCGCATCGCGTCCGCCGACGAGCGCGTCACGCTGGTGGAGCACGAGCAGAACATGCGGCACATCCGCACCTACAACGACGGGCTCTCGCGAGCCTCCGGGGACTACGTCGTCCTCCTCTCGGCCGACGACGCACTCACCCCGAACTCGCTGACCCGGTCGGTGGCGCTGATGGAGGCGCACCCGCGGGTCGGGCTCGTCTACGGCGGGGTGGAGTGGTTCCACGGAGAGCTCCCCGCCGCCCGCGGCGGTCGCGGATGGTGGCAGGTGTGGGGCGGTGACGAGTGGACCGCGCGGCTCGTGCGCCGCGGACGCAATGCGGTGGTCAACCCCGAAGCGGTGCTGCGCCGCTCGGTGTACGAGGCCACCGGCGGCTATAACCCGGACTTCCCGCACTCCGCGGACATGTACATGTGGCTGCAGGCCGCGGCCGTCAGCGACGTCGGGTTCGTGGCCGGGCCGCGCCAGGCGTACTACCGCGATCACGGCCAGAACATGCACTCCACCGAACACGGCGGGCTGCTGGATGACATGGCGCAGGTCCTCGGCGTGTACGAGCGGTTCTTCGCCCACGACGGCGCGGTGATCCGGCGCGCGCCCGGTCTGATCCGCACGGCGAAGCGGTCGGTGGCCCGCGAAGCCCTGCTGCGGGGGGCGCTGCTGACCGCGGACGGGGCCCCCACCGAGGTGCTGGTGCAGATGCAGGACTTCGCCCGCGCGACCGCCCCCGAGATCGTCCGGTCTGCGGTGTGGCGGTGGGCGGAACTGACCGCGCAGGACGGTGCGCCGGCCCGCCTGGTCGGCTCCGTGGAGAATCTGCGGTGGAAGATCCGCTCCCGTCGGCACCTCGAAGTCGGTCTCTGA